The Lates calcarifer isolate ASB-BC8 linkage group LG24, TLL_Latcal_v3, whole genome shotgun sequence sequence aagacagaaaaacgaGGGGGAGTGTATGCACAAGAAGAGGAATGTAACAGAGAGCCAAACGCTAACAAATACAGTTTGACCTTTAAATAACTGCTTGAGTCATCTGACCCGTTGGATTTATCTTATCacgaagaaaaaaaatacattggGACAATTAAGAAACCTTTTTGTAATGATTACCTCAGTTACACAGTGGGTTCAGGTCTCTGTCTTTCTACAGTATCTAATAAAGTGCTTGTTCAGTTGAGATAACATACTGTTCCTGCAACTGAGGATGCACACACTGAATCTAAATTTAGTCAGTGTGCCCCTTTGCAACATCACAGGAGCTACAGTCTACTGAAATATAAATGTTGGGTTGATCTACCCTTTTACCTCTTTTTTCTAGTTTCCTCCTCGATGTTTAGTTTGATATCATGGCAATGTGCGTATGTACTTCTGtatttgtgaggaccagtttgtgtgtgtgtgctgtcatgTTGAGTATCAAGGAGGCCTACAAGCTAATCTTAGTCTATACTGTGAAACCTGCAAATATTTGATCACACCTACCAAGGAAATGTTTTTGAAGAAGTACCACACGTGGCAATGCTTGTGAACAAGACCAGCAAGGCTGGTCTGACGAGgataaatgactgtgtgtttatttaagttAATTAGTGATGTAGTCAGTGATGTAGTGTTAGTCAGATAGTTGGGGGGGGTGCTGCAGTAAATGCTCCAATCTGTTAATCTAGCACTTTTGCTTGATAAAAAACTGAAAGTATTAAATGAGGTTTGTGGATACTTTCCTGTTAAACAACTATATGATTGATTGACTAATGCTTCAGCTCTATAGAAGATAATAGGGGTTGGCACAACAACATGTTGCAAGCCAAAACAATAATCCTGCAAAAAACTTTAGATTTCATTGAGAGCATGGAAGAGAGGTGTTGGTTAAACTTTATGGAAGTTTTAGAGGTACTGTTTGTTCACCTACCTTACAGTATTAGAATAAGCACGAGGCTACGGTACTAGATAGCACCGGATCTATTTGACATTGAACTATGAGCTGCAGCTTGTAATATAAACGTGTCATATAGATTTGTATCCGCCTATAATAAGACTTTGCACTTGTTGCCCGATCACCTGTCATTGAACTCTGATATATTCAGCCTGTCAGAAACTTTAATGATAACCTGTCGTGTAGCTACTCACTTTAACAGTTTGATACAAGAAcagttttcacattaaataCGGAAGTGTTGTCGCCTGTCCCATGTCGTGAGGGATTAACTGTGAGCAGCAGATTAGCTAACCTACCTAGCGGTCCACAGACAGGCTCAACAGGTGGCTAGTCTGACAGGTAACGTAAGCAGCTCATTTAAGATACCTGGCTTCATTCATCGCGCCTGAGAGCAGATTAAGTTAAACAGCAGCGAGTTTATCCCAAGTGGCTGAGTCTTAATTGTTAAAAATGGCAAGAGCATCTGTTGAGCAGCGATAAAGTCAACTACCATTGTGATGTTATGTCATGCTAACGGTACCTTAGCCTCAGGTTAGCTTACCTCTCAGCTACACGACAGTCAGAGTCACAGAGGCGTCTGAGTGCATTAAGTGTTGAGTCGCGTCGACGACTGTTTGTTTGATATAAGGCGAGTTAAGAGTGAAAGTAACCGCGTAAAGTGATGGAAAACAAAGTGGAGATATCTTACCTGTTGAGCTGAGTGTCAGCGGTGGCTCCTGTGCAGGTCCGCGGCTGTGAAACTGAATCAGCTGCTGTCCTCTACTCCTGCTCCAGCCAGCCCTCAGGGGGAATGCTTCACCATAACAACCGGACCTGCAGCCCTCTCCGCCCACAGCGCTTAGTCCACCAGAGGGCGACAAAGACCACAAACTATTTGGGACAGTCACTCAACTGATCGGATGCTGAGGGAGAGTTTTGTCCCATATTGTTTCAGCTACGACAATAAAAGCATGAGTCCCTTTAGTCTTAAACCTGGACCCTGGGACTCATAACATTCTTACAACATCTGGTCACCAGGCTTTAGGGAGTATAGGTGAAAAATAAGGGgtttaaagtattttaaaagTTGAGGTAtggatcaaaaacaaaacatttgtgaCTTATGTTTTAATTTAGCTGTCAGTAGTGCAGCTCTACTACCTTTCCTTACCTCATCCCTGATGAAGTCGGTATTGCCACCACATCCAACACAATAGCAGTCAGTTAATTATTAGAAAAAGAAGCCAAGAGATTTCTTCACAACTAGCTGTTTACAAGGTCAGGGTGTTTCTCTTTCCTCAACACTGACCTGAGTAAAAATGAAGGATATAGGTCAGCTGTTATCACATCACACATATTTTATATGTGATTACAGATTGTCTATTTCCTGCTCTCTTTGGTAACTTCCAGACACCTCACTGTACAAGAAGACAAGCTACAAGAGCTTTACATGATTGAATCACCTTTACTCACTCAAGTCTGTGTGACGTGCCACAGTGTAAAACCACCCCAGTGTTTTATTCATTGAATATAAAGGGTGTGTTTGCGTGCAGaagtgcttgtttgtgtgtacacctgtgtgtgtgtgtgtgtgggtcagaGTTTGTCTTATGTAATATATCTGGTTTGACAAATATGAATGCACTGCAGTCTTTTTTATAATAAACTGTAAGGGTGTGTTTTCCTTCatgatttttctctttcttgacAATGCACTCAACACAAGCCTGAACACATTCTCCTTTAACATCCCCATAATTAACTATCAATTGAACAAAGTCAACCAACCGTACAGTTAGACAGTTTTGAGCCTTGATTGTCTGACTGGTTGCTTAATCCACCTAATCCAAAAGACGCTACCAGCAGCATTACAATCACTTTCTTCTACCTGGAAACAGATAGACTTTGATGACCCTGTGATCTGCTGACCCCTGCAGTCAAGTGGTGACGCTCTGCAGACACAACAAGGAAACAGCTTGGGAGCATGAGCTACTGTTGTCATCTGTTGTCCTCAggaaaaaataccaaacagtACTTTAATAGTGTTTTAAATATAGGATCATTTACATTAGATGTGTCTGCATAAATTCTTAAAAAGAAACATCTTAAgactcactttttaaaatcttgctCTTATGTCATCTGTGTCCTGGTCTGGTATTTATTCTTAATacaagtttttttaaaaatatatattttcagtatAACTTCAAATGATAACACAAAAGCTGCACAGACCAATTTATGCACATAGTATTGGTTTTACGAGCCCTGATTAATAGATAGCCATATTGGAGATTTCTACATCCACTGCAAGTGCCACACATTCAATAGTAATGTACAACATTATTCCAGAAGTGTGTCCAGAGTACTCTGAATTATCCACAGACTGCTGGGAACAGCTTCTATTAAAACTTCTTTCTACTGAGAAAACTGTCCCTATGAAAATGCTTGACTGTGTGTTCTGTGAATTCTCTGAGAGGAACTGGGACACCGTTTCTGAAAAGAgatgttgcttttgttttttaatgtaacttttGACTAGAAATGTATTGTTCAGTGCCcttgttaaataaacaataaaaggcAATGGAGTCATAGTACATAAAACATTCTTGAAGTAACAAAGCAGTGACAGcactctctcactttctctgtcacagaaaCACTTAACTTCATTTCTCCATGTCAGTATCAGGATGCATCACAGGACAGCTTAGCAGGGATTTGTCCAGACACAATCAGCCTATGTGAACAGCCTTGTCCTGGATGCTGTCCTATTCACTTGGTTTCCCATTCTTCTCATGCATGGCTCACTAATCCAGGCAAAACCTATTAAGTAGCACtccagcagacaggaagagataGATTGACAGTTTGTATTTAAATGAGCATGTATGTCGCTGGGCATTTCACTGTGAGAAGTCATGTAAATTAGGATCTAAACATTGTGCACAATGGATGAGGGGGGTTTGCCTGCACATGTTTCATTTTACAGCTCatggggagaaaaacaaactctcatAGAGGAGAAAATACACCAAGTGAACCAGGACATTTATTTTAGGGAGAGAGAATGGGGCCTTCTCATTCAATTTTCAGTGAAACCACTAGAGGGTGACAAACTATATGACTATGCAACAGCGTGTGGCAACCAGAGAAGAACCTTATGTATGCAATCTCTAGCAGGTGAAGGAGGTTCTGTGTATTACTGCAAAAGCTGCAAATTCACGTGGTAAGTTTTTCACATAggtgaaataaaataatccaCTTGTGCAATCACCTGACAAACAGGATCTGCCATTTCACTGCTGATTTCATTTAAAGCTCAAATATGGAGAGATCTAgtgctatttaaaaaaaagcatagtGGCATTTACAATTCAATGTGACTACATTTTTTGGTAAGCCACACAACATGCCAAGTGTAGGTTAAatgccatgttttttttgtttctgtgtctttctggtGACAAATCTTGGTGGCACAATCACTTGATTCAAGACAGTTGCGTTTCAATGATCTTATCAGATCCAGGCtgattaaatgtcaaaaaaaggtcaGTGTCAGGTTTTTTCCCGTGCGACAGAAAGATACTGCAGGTTGTTGATTCTCAGACTGACTAAAGTAGTTTTTGTTTGAGTGATATTTTGAGGCAGTTACCAGCAGTTcggtgtgtgtggtgtgtgtgtgtatgtacatgatTGCTCCTGTTTTAAGGTGTGAACGTCCTGCCCATCTACAACGCTTTGCAGCTTGTAAGAGCCAGAAAACCCACAAACGGTGTTGAATAGCCGCTGTATTTCGTCACATGCAAAACAGCTTCTTTTAGGGAAGGAACGGTCTCCAGCTTGCCGACGGGGGTTCCTTCTAATCCaacttgttttcactgtctTGCTGGGAAGCAAGGGTTTGCACATTAGCACTGCGTTAAGTTGGACAAAAGACTTGCATTCCCGAAACTTAGTCTTTCGACGCTGAATGCCGTCCTGCAAAGTCCCAGTGAGACCCTACTGTGCGCACAACACCCACCGACTGTTGCGCGCTCCCAGAGCTCCACAATACTGTCTCCAAATGATTTATTCTGCATCTACTGACCAATTCCAACATATGAACTGCCCTCAAAACAGAGATGCCTTCCTGAGGGGTAAACCCTTGCATGGCTTGCTCTCTGGAATAAGATTAACCTGCATCACTGATACTCggacagtttcagtttgtgacaatttaaaacaaatcaaatcatttatttGATGTAGACTAATTAAAGCAATGATTCCTCAATTATTGCCCTTGTCAACTTCTTATCTTTCGGTGTTTGTTTATTAGCTGGACCTCATGTATATTGCTCGCCAAAAATTGTTGATTGCATGTAAGCTTCAATCGAAATTACTTCTCTTTCTTGTACCCCGCCCCACCCCCAGTGAGTTTTACTTTTCGCCAAAGCGTCACTCTCGAGAGGAAAATATTCAGTATTAATAAATAGTAGTTTAACAGTGAAGTTTTTTATAGAGGTAACAAGAGtaagatttttatttgactCTGGAGTGGCTCATCTTCAGATCATTACCCTCCCCTGTTACGCACGTTACATCAAGCTCTCGTGTGTAAATCTTCTAAACACTGTTGCCAAAGCAAACTCAGAACCTGCGTTGTGGCATGTTGATATTATCTTAAGGGTTATTTACAGGTttactgtctttctctctcccctcttcgTACACTGACCCTCCCCAGCGACAACCCCCCCGGGGTGATCACTCATTCTCCTCTCAGATAACGCGTCATTCTCTCCTCGATTACGCAGCGGGATTTACATGAAACTGTTAATTGTTTGCTCTTCAAATAGAGTCAGCTTGGAGCCAACAGTCTGCCAGAAGTTAAGGACCGGCTCTTTGACCTCCctgcccccctctctctgctctcctgtcCGAACGTGGAACGCCGATCTTTCTCCCCCTCCAGGGCTGATCAGCATGACAAAGCACTGGCCGGAGCAGAGCCTCTTGGCACCACCCGCTCTGTCCCACCTCGGAGAACACCACGACCATCAACTTGACTTCCACGGAAATGCGCAGCAGAGTTTTCCGAGCAGCGGCGTAACGCGGAACTCTCCGGCCCAACACTGGTCTCACTACCCGGCTCCGATGGTTCCCCAGCAGCCGCCGCGCCTGGAGAAGCCCGCAGCGCGCCCCGAGCATCCCACCAGTGCCGCAGCATTCATGGATAAAACTGTGCCACCGGGTTCAGCATACCCGAATGGTCAAGATGCCCACTTCAAACAGGAAAGTATTACCCGGGAGTCGTGGAACCCTGAAAGGAAAAAGAGCAGCACCGGCGATGGGAAGAAAAAGAACTATCAGCGGTATCCAAAACCACCGTACTCATACCTCGCTATGATCGCTATGGTCATCCAGAGGTCCCCAGAGAAGAAACTGACATTATCTGAGGTAATTACGAAAACACATCgttcatgtgtgtgaatgcacagTACTATGTACTAGGTTTTTACGCACGGTGGCACTTAGTTTCCACAGACTTTTATTGAGGAAAATCACTTACGTACAAGGATCTGTTCGTTCGTGTTTGTTTATCAGGAGATTTGggcatttcttttctttatatatttttatagtaaTTGTACTGACTGCATGGGCAGATGgctgttttacagtttgtaaAGTGACACAAACCAGCCGCCTCTTGGTGACACTTGAGTGACCACCATCCCTACCATTCTTGGTTTGCTTTGATAAGGCTGGACTGCAGTGAAACCAGACACTGATCTGTAACAGGAAAGTGATAAGATACAGTTGGCCTAATAGGCTCTgtgtatttagattttttctcACTGCTCATGTAATTTTAGTTCtaatacagtatacagtatatgaaatTAGCCTCCAGTTCTGCAAGCCAGTCATCACATCATAGTGCAGTTAGTTAGGCCTACACTGTGTAGAAAGGCATCAtcttctgtgtgtatgttggacCTGACAACCATGCtgatatttcctgttttattttagatCCTCAAGGAGATCAGTGCCCTCTTCCCATTTTTCAAAGGAAACTACAAGGGCTGGAGGGATTCAGTGCGGCACAACCTCTCCTCTTACGACTGCTTTGTCAAGGTTTGTATGTTCGAAACAGTTTAATGGACTTAAACTTGTGTCAGATCAGTGGCCTTGTAGGAAATATTGCTAGAGGTTTACTTTATCCTACAGCTGCTGTagatgaaagataaaatattcTGTACTGAAACTAGGCCAGTATTGCCTGACTAGGTTGTCAATACATGCactcatctcactgtctgtcctccctctgcctgtAGGTGCTGAAGGACCCAGGTAAGCCCCAGGGCAAAGGCAATTTCTGGGCGGTGGAGCTGAGCCGTGTCCCCCTAGAGCTCCTCAAGAGGCAGAACACGGCAGTGTCGCGCCAGGATGAGACAATCTTTGCCCAGGATCTGGCCCCCTACATCCTACAGGGACACAAGCCAGAATCAGAGCTGCCCTCTGACCCCCtgacctccctccctcccacccgCTCAGGGAACCCCTCCCCACCACAGGAGGACCTGTTCCGGCCCAAACTGGACTCTTCCTTCGCCATCGACTCCCTCCTGCACAGCCTACGGCCGACCAGTGCTTCGGGGGATGTGGATGTGACTACCAGGGACTGCTGGGGTGAGGTGGAACACCCTCGGCCTTCTCCTCCCCCGCGGCCTCGCTATGCGTCCTCTGCCCGTAGTGCCTCCAGCCAGCTCTGCTAGCCCGGcttccacctcttcctcctcctctgatgaaGAGTGGAAAGGAGTGTCCCTGTCAGGGAAGCGCATTCCTCCAGATGGTGAAGCGGGGTCAGACGGTTATGAGGACTACAGGCCGCCGCTGCACAAATCAGCCAGACGGGAGACTGTTGCACCTCCGTGGGAGCTCCCCACATCCTATGCCAAATATGCCCCCCCCAACGCTGTTGCCCCACCTAGCATGCGATTCAACGGAGGTCCCCTAATGCCCCTGCATGGTGGACTC is a genomic window containing:
- the foxh1 gene encoding LOW QUALITY PROTEIN: forkhead box protein H1 (The sequence of the model RefSeq protein was modified relative to this genomic sequence to represent the inferred CDS: deleted 1 base in 1 codon), whose amino-acid sequence is MTKHWPEQSLLAPPALSHLGEHHDHQLDFHGNAQQSFPSSGVTRNSPAQHWSHYPAPMVPQQPPRLEKPAARPEHPTSAAAFMDKTVPPGSAYPNGQDAHFKQESITRESWNPERKKSSTGDGKKKNYQRYPKPPYSYLAMIAMVIQRSPEKKLTLSEILKEISALFPFFKGNYKGWRDSVRHNLSSYDCFVKVLKDPGKPQGKGNFWAVELSRVPLELLKRQNTAVSRQDETIFAQDLAPYILQGHKPESELPSDPLTSLPPTRSGNPSPPQEDLFRPKLDSSFAIDSLLHSLRPTSASGDVDVTTRDCWGEVEHPRPSPPPRPRYASSARSASASSASPASTSSSSSDEEWKGVSLSGKRIPPDGEAGSDGYEDYRPPLHKSARRETVAPPWELPTSYAKYAPPNAVAPPSMRFNGGPLMPLHGGLPLYGYGSSPVAPGHFLGHAYWPILPSGRVSVQAPPLIMDLDNMLQSVPPNKSVFDVLVPTNQNSHSHHQPPGQYALQNGPPLNRYPQY